Proteins found in one Aerosakkonema funiforme FACHB-1375 genomic segment:
- a CDS encoding type II toxin-antitoxin system Phd/YefM family antitoxin, which produces MVKNSVGEDEGFIRLTIEEVKDKLMDAIAQVMCDLKRFVLLQAGEEVAAIVPIDEFERLDYLLEDIKPSQFTPCEEEYYENEGGIRCLRIDEFQDDFDDIVADVVEYGQLFGFLPPANLGGKEFDIFIPVAILMPIDNFWIPEYFIAAAKNERYNGTSSNRFLISQEEE; this is translated from the coding sequence ATGGTTAAAAATTCTGTGGGTGAGGATGAGGGGTTTATTCGTTTAACAATTGAGGAAGTGAAGGATAAGTTGATGGATGCGATCGCGCAAGTGATGTGCGATCTAAAGCGCTTTGTTTTGCTGCAAGCAGGAGAAGAGGTAGCAGCGATCGTTCCCATTGATGAGTTCGAGCGATTGGATTATCTCTTGGAGGATATTAAACCTTCACAATTCACCCCTTGCGAAGAGGAATATTACGAAAATGAAGGAGGAATACGCTGTCTCAGAATCGATGAATTTCAAGATGATTTCGATGACATCGTTGCTGATGTTGTAGAGTATGGCCAACTTTTTGGTTTTCTCCCACCTGCCAATTTAGGCGGAAAAGAATTTGATATCTTTATACCTGTGGCAATTTTGATGCCGATCGATAATTTTTGGATTCCTGAATACTTTATTGCTGCTGCTAAGAATGAGAGATATAATGGAACATCATCAAATCGGTTTCTAATTTCCCAAGAAGAGGAATAA
- a CDS encoding DUF488 domain-containing protein: protein MQLFTIGHSNLSIEAFISLLQQHEITAVADVRSHPYSRRLPHFNQSALKASLQNIGIRYVFLGRELGARPEDLSCYDNTGKALYERIAATNLFAEGIQRLVKGAETYRIAMMCAEKDPLTCHRTILVCRQLGKFEVQINHILSDGSLETQEQLEKRLLKKFNKDSDRPIQLSLFDPSPIKDEIDLEEAYNRQGNEIAYVKED from the coding sequence ATGCAGCTATTCACCATAGGTCACTCCAATCTCAGTATTGAAGCTTTTATTTCGTTGCTTCAACAGCATGAAATTACGGCGGTGGCGGATGTGCGATCGCATCCCTACAGCCGTCGCTTACCCCATTTCAATCAATCCGCCTTAAAAGCATCATTACAAAACATTGGCATTCGCTATGTTTTCCTGGGTCGAGAACTAGGTGCAAGACCGGAAGATTTAAGCTGTTACGATAATACTGGCAAAGCGCTTTACGAAAGAATTGCTGCCACTAACCTATTTGCCGAAGGAATTCAACGCTTAGTTAAAGGTGCTGAAACTTATCGAATTGCGATGATGTGTGCGGAAAAAGATCCGCTTACCTGTCATCGCACTATTTTAGTTTGTCGCCAACTGGGAAAATTTGAGGTGCAGATTAATCATATTTTATCAGATGGCAGTTTGGAAACGCAAGAGCAACTAGAAAAAAGGCTCTTAAAGAAATTTAATAAAGATAGCGATCGGCCCATTCAATTAAGTTTATTCGATCCGTCACCTATCAAAGATGAAATCGATCTAGAAGAAGCTTATAATCGACAAGGTAACGAAATTGCATATGTCAAAGAAGATTAG
- a CDS encoding dual OB domain-containing protein produces the protein MTRIICLANSWKRGERCIAGITPMKGQWIRAVSDLPDGKVTKEMRLIGGTEPGLLDILEIPLAKTGPDYGFESENLSILPGKWMRSGQVPPAYLLQYCSKEEYILHNDLRYVEVPYLQSLPLSQRRTLELVKAVEISVKPLGVKYEGSQKWSGTIVTENNQTLTTTITDPVFVRKLDLGYRPKNHCLVTVSLSMPWRPPDWERGDPCWKLIAGVIELPDSGKKKVEVKSDEYDELPF, from the coding sequence ATGACACGGATAATTTGCCTTGCTAATTCATGGAAGCGAGGTGAAAGGTGCATCGCCGGAATTACTCCCATGAAAGGACAGTGGATTCGTGCTGTTTCCGATTTACCAGATGGTAAAGTTACCAAGGAAATGCGACTGATTGGGGGAACAGAACCCGGATTATTAGATATTTTAGAAATTCCCTTAGCCAAAACTGGGCCTGATTATGGTTTCGAGAGCGAAAACCTTTCCATATTGCCAGGAAAATGGATGCGTTCTGGACAAGTTCCCCCAGCTTACCTGCTCCAATATTGTAGCAAAGAAGAATATATTCTGCACAACGATTTGAGATATGTGGAAGTGCCATATTTGCAATCATTACCACTATCTCAGCGTCGCACCTTGGAACTGGTAAAAGCAGTAGAAATATCAGTTAAACCTCTTGGCGTGAAATATGAAGGCAGTCAAAAATGGTCAGGTACAATAGTCACTGAAAATAATCAAACATTGACAACAACTATCACCGATCCGGTATTTGTGAGGAAATTAGATTTAGGATATCGTCCGAAAAATCATTGTTTAGTCACAGTTAGTTTGAGTATGCCTTGGCGACCTCCCGATTGGGAAAGAGGCGATCCTTGTTGGAAATTGATCGCGGGTGTAATAGAGTTACCTGATTCTGGGAAGAAGAAAGTAGAGGTGAAAAGCGATGAATATGACGAACTGCCGTTTTGA
- a CDS encoding DUF488 domain-containing protein has product MNKEINLFTIGFTQKSAEQFFETLLKAGVQRVIDTRLNNVSQLAGFAKRKDLEYFLRKVGNIEYIHILDLAPTQDILDAYKKKKGDWETYEKQFIDLIVKRKIEEKVSPDILDGGCLLCSEAKPHHCHRRLVAEYLNKKWENVKICHL; this is encoded by the coding sequence ATGAATAAAGAGATTAACTTATTTACGATCGGCTTTACTCAAAAAAGCGCCGAGCAATTTTTTGAGACTTTGCTGAAAGCAGGAGTACAGCGAGTCATAGACACGCGACTGAATAACGTTTCCCAATTAGCTGGATTTGCCAAACGTAAAGACTTAGAATATTTTCTCCGCAAAGTAGGCAATATCGAATACATTCACATTTTAGACTTAGCACCCACTCAAGATATCCTTGATGCTTATAAAAAGAAGAAAGGTGATTGGGAAACTTACGAAAAACAATTTATCGATTTAATCGTAAAACGCAAAATAGAGGAGAAAGTTTCGCCAGATATTTTAGATGGAGGATGTCTGCTATGTAGCGAAGCAAAACCACATCATTGCCATCGCCGCTTAGTTGCCGAATATTTAAATAAAAAGTGGGAAAATGTGAAAATATGCCATCTATGA
- a CDS encoding iron-containing redox enzyme family protein: MLNLETYPQALPDVLKLAESYFKESSDYSKYPGFSYSLDAFEDWLNYEYNKALSSTKKDYWLDSGELWNGLNVGRFSQELVLVRLLQNAPFALLDGVWLTNILPCGPSNQVECMLFRIRMDEGGNGIFEQHHPNLYDRTIKNLGIDLAPVESRAFIENSNLMDFAFEEPVFQLAVGMFPRRFFPELLGMTLYLEWGETPVSLQLAKCLEGRNINPFYYTVHKKVDNIKDGHGFIAKKAVELYLQMILDREGEEQVPLYWQRIWQGYHTWEKLGIAFEQNTQTHLAALKDLLD; the protein is encoded by the coding sequence ATGCTAAATCTGGAAACTTATCCGCAAGCTTTGCCAGATGTTTTAAAATTAGCAGAGAGTTACTTTAAAGAGAGTAGCGACTATTCTAAATATCCAGGGTTTAGTTATAGTCTTGATGCCTTTGAAGATTGGTTAAATTATGAATACAATAAAGCTCTTTCCTCAACCAAAAAAGACTACTGGCTAGATTCAGGAGAATTATGGAATGGATTAAATGTAGGCCGATTTTCTCAAGAATTGGTATTAGTACGATTGCTTCAAAATGCTCCATTTGCCTTGTTGGATGGAGTATGGCTAACCAATATCCTTCCTTGCGGTCCGAGTAACCAGGTGGAGTGTATGCTCTTTCGTATTCGTATGGATGAAGGAGGCAATGGAATATTTGAGCAGCATCACCCTAACCTCTACGATCGAACAATTAAAAATCTTGGTATTGACCTCGCTCCGGTGGAAAGTCGTGCTTTTATTGAAAACTCTAACCTGATGGATTTTGCCTTTGAAGAGCCAGTGTTTCAACTCGCTGTAGGAATGTTTCCTCGGCGTTTCTTTCCAGAATTATTGGGTATGACACTTTATTTAGAGTGGGGGGAAACTCCCGTTTCTCTACAACTGGCTAAGTGTCTAGAAGGTCGCAATATCAACCCCTTCTACTACACAGTTCATAAGAAGGTTGACAATATCAAGGATGGGCATGGCTTTATAGCGAAAAAAGCCGTAGAACTCTATTTGCAGATGATTTTAGATCGCGAGGGAGAAGAGCAGGTACCACTATATTGGCAACGAATTTGGCAGGGCTATCATACCTGGGAAAAGCTTGGTATTGCCTTTGAGCAGAATACACAAACTCATTTGGCAGCTTTGAAAGATTTACTAGATTAG